In Coriobacteriia bacterium, the following are encoded in one genomic region:
- a CDS encoding 4Fe-4S binding protein translates to MKKWYSIVRYGVLAGILVWVTWLFVMHTQGGNALPSVHAICPVGGLESFWSFLTAHSTIQKIFTGTIILFWFTLIFALFLNRSFCGSICPFGALQEFFGKLNRKNKLVIPQKVDVFLRYGKYVVLIFITYMAWKTASLFIAPYDPWTAYSHLASPERSQYLVGYIVLFVSLVGSILYDRFFCKYLCPAGAMYGLLGFLSPTKVRVSSTCVECGKCNKACPMNIDVYGVNKKESGGGLCDTPSSEGDRENIGASTDRVVERNVVTSPECIMCGKCVTVCPTKKSSVSVSFFKKSISPLLLVTAGVVIFFGVLFVMDATGVYKVSIPSVEQVQKSNEYITIDTLRGSMTIEEGASYTGFELNEFYSKMGISQDVPSDTQLKLISEYVPGYEFDAVKAALTGVKGK, encoded by the coding sequence ATGAAAAAGTGGTATAGCATTGTGAGATATGGGGTTTTGGCGGGCATTCTCGTATGGGTGACGTGGCTTTTTGTAATGCATACGCAAGGAGGGAATGCATTACCGTCTGTGCATGCCATTTGTCCGGTCGGGGGGCTGGAGAGCTTTTGGTCATTTCTCACCGCACACTCTACGATACAAAAGATATTCACCGGAACGATCATCCTGTTTTGGTTCACGCTGATATTCGCACTTTTTTTGAATCGATCGTTTTGTGGAAGTATCTGCCCATTCGGTGCACTGCAAGAGTTTTTTGGGAAATTGAATCGAAAGAATAAACTGGTCATTCCTCAAAAAGTTGATGTGTTCCTGAGGTATGGGAAATATGTAGTTCTTATTTTCATTACATACATGGCATGGAAAACAGCGTCGCTTTTCATCGCACCGTATGACCCTTGGACCGCCTATTCGCACTTAGCTTCTCCCGAAAGATCTCAGTACCTGGTCGGTTATATAGTTTTGTTCGTGTCGTTGGTCGGTTCGATTCTCTACGATAGGTTCTTTTGTAAGTATCTCTGTCCGGCAGGGGCGATGTATGGGCTTCTGGGATTTCTGAGTCCGACTAAAGTGCGTGTTTCTTCAACTTGCGTCGAGTGCGGCAAGTGCAACAAAGCGTGTCCGATGAATATCGATGTATATGGAGTAAACAAGAAAGAGAGCGGAGGCGGGCTTTGCGATACACCATCTTCCGAGGGCGATAGGGAAAACATCGGTGCATCGACTGATCGAGTCGTCGAGCGTAACGTGGTGACGAGCCCCGAGTGCATCATGTGCGGGAAATGTGTGACAGTCTGTCCGACGAAGAAGAGCTCTGTTTCAGTGTCCTTCTTCAAGAAGTCGATTTCCCCCTTGCTTCTGGTCACTGCCGGCGTGGTGATATTCTTCGGTGTGCTCTTTGTGATGGATGCAACAGGAGTGTACAAGGTGTCTATTCCGAGCGTCGAACAGGTTCAGAAATCAAACGAATATATTACGATAGACACGCTTCGAGGTTCTATGACTATCGAAGAGGGCGCTTCCTATACCGGTTTTGAACTAAATGAGTTCTATTCCAAAATGGGCATTTCGCAAGATGTTCCATCAGATACACAGTTGAAGCTTATTTCGGAATATGTTCCGGGTTATGAATTTGATGCGGTGAAAGCCGCGCTCACGGGAGTTAAAGGGAAATAG
- a CDS encoding HAMP domain-containing histidine kinase — protein sequence MAKSKIERRLSVYFVVVLVLFALIVGGLFSVLFDLHMKRAYRDDMVSKAQAIAQTAASYISSAQGDMRQGMGKGNYANYIDLVNAISLADVWIVDKNLDLITPTHASGSMGMNAASTVGAGVSYTYQDIPAGADELVAKVFKGETAFSEEFSGLLHAPTLTVGAPVKDSSGVVVGVVLLHAPVRGYAESINQNLFLLLLCVIVALFVAFLASKSLSVKFTKPLTALQKRALHMASGEYECVATIAQEDEIGDVARAMDTLAVHLQDAEEEHANFEKMRRDFISNVSHELRTPITVLRGSIELLRDGVVTEPDAVREVYEKMLQEVLVLQRLVGDLLDLSTLQNVNFSIEKSTVDLCEVFRDAVTSFEYVAQKKGVILASECAYDHYAVTGDYGRLRQMLMVLLDNAVKFSEPGDTVDVEFARDEIHVSNHAEGVSFEDAEHMFTRFYTSSAVSTGGGTGLGLPIAQEIAHRHDMDISVHSAQKDSITFSVRQKENSKPEILGYPEHME from the coding sequence ATGGCGAAGAGTAAAATTGAACGACGCCTAAGCGTCTACTTCGTTGTGGTGTTGGTTCTCTTCGCCCTCATCGTCGGCGGGCTGTTCTCCGTACTCTTCGACCTGCATATGAAGCGTGCCTATCGTGATGACATGGTGTCGAAAGCGCAAGCGATTGCTCAGACGGCAGCAAGCTATATTTCCTCGGCACAAGGTGACATGCGTCAAGGCATGGGTAAGGGGAATTATGCCAACTACATCGATTTGGTAAATGCCATATCGCTTGCAGATGTTTGGATTGTAGACAAAAATCTCGATTTGATAACTCCTACGCATGCCTCAGGATCCATGGGCATGAATGCCGCTTCGACAGTCGGGGCGGGGGTCTCTTATACGTATCAAGATATTCCGGCAGGTGCCGATGAGCTCGTCGCGAAAGTATTCAAAGGAGAAACCGCATTCAGCGAAGAATTCAGTGGGCTTTTGCATGCGCCGACACTTACCGTGGGCGCCCCTGTAAAAGACAGCTCGGGCGTGGTCGTCGGCGTCGTTTTGCTACATGCGCCCGTGAGGGGATATGCCGAAAGCATCAACCAAAATCTGTTCCTTCTTTTGTTGTGCGTAATCGTGGCTTTATTTGTAGCGTTTCTTGCATCAAAGAGCCTTTCTGTTAAATTCACAAAACCTCTTACAGCTTTGCAGAAGCGTGCATTGCATATGGCTTCCGGCGAGTATGAGTGTGTTGCGACGATAGCGCAAGAAGATGAAATCGGCGATGTTGCACGGGCGATGGACACACTTGCAGTGCATCTTCAAGATGCCGAGGAGGAACACGCAAACTTCGAAAAAATGCGTCGTGATTTTATATCGAACGTTTCACATGAGTTGCGGACGCCGATAACCGTTTTGCGTGGATCGATAGAGTTGCTGCGAGACGGCGTTGTGACCGAGCCCGACGCTGTGCGTGAGGTGTATGAAAAAATGCTTCAGGAGGTGCTTGTCCTTCAGCGCCTGGTCGGAGATCTGTTGGATCTTTCGACGCTTCAAAACGTGAATTTTTCCATAGAGAAATCAACGGTCGATTTGTGTGAAGTGTTCCGTGATGCGGTAACCTCATTTGAATATGTAGCCCAAAAAAAGGGAGTCATACTCGCGTCCGAATGCGCCTATGACCACTATGCCGTCACGGGAGATTATGGCCGCCTGCGACAGATGCTGATGGTCCTATTGGACAACGCCGTTAAATTTTCCGAGCCCGGCGATACGGTCGATGTCGAGTTTGCTCGCGATGAAATCCATGTATCAAACCATGCGGAGGGGGTATCTTTTGAAGATGCCGAGCACATGTTTACCAGATTTTACACTTCCAGTGCAGTAAGCACGGGTGGAGGAACCGGGCTCGGCTTACCGATTGCCCAAGAGATTGCCCATAGGCATGATATGGACATATCGGTGCATAGCGCACAGAAGGATTCGATAACGTTCAGCGTCCGCCAAAAAGAGAATTCAAAGCCCGAGATCCTTGGTTATCCTGAACACATGGAATAG
- a CDS encoding response regulator transcription factor has translation MQSILIADDNIQIAEILEQYAHRDGYRTYRAKDGEEALALLKAHQPSIVLLDVMMPKMDGFAVCKEIRRISSTPVIMITARGEDFERIMGLDIGADDYIVKPFSPSEVMARVRAVLRRLEPENEENGEEATYGSLTVNLTTYTTKIVEQPMMLTKKEIELLWLLMTNRGKVFSRVDLLQRLWGYDYFGDTRTVDSHVKRLRAKTDVVKHEDWEIKTVWGVGYKFEGFQNGEE, from the coding sequence ATGCAATCGATACTCATTGCCGATGACAATATACAAATAGCAGAGATTTTGGAACAATATGCGCATCGTGACGGATATCGGACCTATCGAGCGAAAGACGGCGAAGAAGCTCTTGCTCTTTTGAAGGCCCATCAGCCCAGCATAGTGCTTCTCGATGTCATGATGCCGAAGATGGACGGGTTTGCGGTGTGCAAAGAGATACGGCGGATATCCTCGACCCCCGTAATCATGATTACGGCACGGGGAGAGGACTTCGAGAGGATTATGGGGCTTGATATCGGTGCCGACGACTATATTGTCAAGCCATTTTCTCCTTCCGAGGTAATGGCACGGGTACGGGCGGTATTGCGTAGACTCGAACCTGAGAATGAAGAAAACGGTGAGGAAGCGACATACGGTTCACTTACCGTTAACCTCACAACCTATACGACGAAAATCGTCGAGCAACCTATGATGCTTACAAAAAAAGAAATCGAACTCCTGTGGCTTTTGATGACTAACAGGGGGAAAGTTTTTTCGCGCGTAGATCTTCTGCAACGGCTTTGGGGATATGACTATTTTGGTGACACGCGCACCGTCGATTCGCACGTCAAACGTCTCAGAGCGAAGACCGATGTTGTAAAACATGAAGACTGGGAGATAAAAACGGTGTGGGGCGTAGGGTATAAGTTTGAAGGTTTTCAAAATGGCGAAGAGTAA
- a CDS encoding DUF2680 domain-containing protein, producing MKKKRITIIATALAATLIFASVAYAATAPQSMAEIAASVMGKSVDEMTQQRTNGNVTYGSLAKDAGKLEEFQAAKLENTKAILDQRVEAGTITRAQADTTLSAIEDNQSACDGTGSAAMGRNNGGGFGGGTGLGSGNGAGRGSGNGGGLGQGAGTGECLNQ from the coding sequence ATGAAAAAGAAACGTATTACCATCATTGCAACGGCTTTAGCCGCCACTTTGATCTTCGCATCGGTCGCCTATGCGGCAACTGCTCCGCAAAGCATGGCTGAAATCGCAGCCTCAGTGATGGGAAAATCAGTCGATGAAATGACCCAACAAAGGACAAATGGGAATGTTACGTACGGTTCGCTTGCAAAAGATGCAGGCAAGCTTGAGGAATTCCAAGCTGCAAAGCTGGAAAATACAAAGGCTATTCTCGACCAGCGAGTCGAGGCCGGAACAATCACACGTGCTCAAGCAGACACAACCTTGTCAGCCATTGAGGATAATCAGAGTGCATGCGACGGCACCGGATCGGCAGCTATGGGAAGAAATAATGGCGGCGGATTCGGCGGCGGCACAGGCCTTGGCTCAGGTAATGGAGCCGGCCGTGGCTCAGGTAATGGCGGTGGCCTAGGTCAAGGTGCCGGCACAGGAGAGTGTCTCAACCAGTAA
- the rpmE gene encoding 50S ribosomal protein L31: MKEGLHPTYETTTYICSCGNRFETKSTHGGDVRIELCNECHPFFTGQQKLIDTGGRVQRFSDKFGAAAATTLEREKKVAEANRIATEAAEAEKKVAREVKAAEKAKKAAEYEAAAPAPAPEAPAEEAVAPAEAPVAEEAPAAE, encoded by the coding sequence ATGAAAGAGGGTCTTCACCCTACATACGAGACGACCACATATATCTGTTCATGTGGTAATCGTTTCGAGACTAAGTCAACTCACGGTGGCGATGTTCGCATCGAACTTTGCAACGAATGCCACCCGTTCTTCACCGGTCAGCAAAAACTGATTGATACCGGTGGACGCGTACAGCGCTTCTCAGATAAGTTCGGCGCAGCTGCCGCGACTACACTCGAGCGTGAGAAGAAGGTTGCAGAGGCAAACCGTATCGCTACCGAGGCTGCCGAGGCCGAGAAGAAGGTCGCGCGTGAAGTCAAGGCCGCCGAGAAGGCGAAGAAGGCTGCCGAGTACGAAGCTGCTGCACCGGCTCCTGCTCCCGAGGCACCTGCCGAGGAAGCTGTCGCTCCCGCAGAAGCTCCGGTTGCCGAAGAGGCACCTGCTGCAGAGTAG
- the rho gene encoding transcription termination factor Rho, with translation MSARPRNRKTRPRTAQQAEVKPSVTREELTKLKVAELREMAAELEIDVKALKKKDEIIDAVLEAKVKSEGFVEVKGVLDLLPEGYGFLRTCGYLPGPDDVYVSMSTIRRNRLRRGDFIEGQVRPARETEKYGALHRLDAVNGQSPEEARDRPKFSALTPIYPEEHLVMERGQKEFTARTIDLMAPIGKGQRGLIVSPPKAGKTTILKDIAASISENNPEVHLMCLLVDERPEEVTDMERSVHGEVISSTFDMPSENHIAVSELVIERAKRLVETGADVVILLDSVTRLARAYNLATPASGRILSGGVDSGALYPPKKFFGAARNIEFGGSLTILATALVDTGSKMDDVIFEEFKGTGNMELVLDRSLADKRIFPAINVVASGTRKEELLLDKQWAPFIWGVRRIFHNVDPELAMQQLIRGFNQSETNEELLIKMAKKAEQSGGSLRASR, from the coding sequence ATGAGTGCTCGTCCCCGCAATCGGAAAACGCGTCCGCGTACAGCCCAACAAGCCGAAGTCAAGCCTTCGGTGACGCGCGAAGAGTTAACCAAGCTCAAAGTCGCCGAGCTCCGCGAAATGGCCGCCGAACTCGAGATAGATGTCAAAGCTCTCAAAAAGAAAGATGAAATCATCGATGCCGTTCTCGAGGCGAAAGTAAAATCCGAGGGGTTTGTCGAAGTAAAGGGAGTTCTCGACCTCCTGCCCGAAGGATACGGGTTCTTGCGAACCTGCGGTTATCTCCCTGGTCCCGACGATGTGTATGTATCGATGTCGACCATCAGACGCAATCGTCTTCGTCGCGGAGACTTTATCGAGGGCCAGGTTCGTCCGGCTCGTGAAACCGAAAAGTACGGTGCGCTCCATCGTCTCGATGCGGTGAACGGGCAATCACCCGAAGAGGCGCGCGATCGTCCTAAGTTTTCTGCGCTCACACCGATTTATCCCGAAGAGCACCTTGTGATGGAGCGCGGCCAAAAAGAATTCACCGCCCGCACCATCGACTTGATGGCTCCCATCGGTAAGGGACAGCGAGGTTTGATAGTATCTCCTCCGAAAGCCGGAAAAACCACCATCCTCAAAGATATCGCCGCATCGATTTCTGAGAATAATCCCGAAGTGCATTTGATGTGTCTGCTCGTCGACGAACGCCCCGAAGAAGTCACCGATATGGAGCGTTCTGTTCACGGCGAAGTCATTTCTTCGACATTCGACATGCCCAGTGAAAATCACATCGCAGTCTCCGAGCTCGTCATTGAGCGCGCGAAACGCCTCGTCGAAACCGGCGCCGATGTCGTTATTCTGCTCGATTCCGTCACGCGCCTTGCACGCGCCTATAACTTGGCGACACCCGCATCGGGACGTATTCTTTCCGGTGGCGTCGACTCAGGCGCGCTTTATCCGCCCAAAAAGTTCTTTGGTGCGGCTCGAAACATCGAATTCGGCGGCTCTCTCACCATCCTTGCGACGGCTCTCGTTGATACCGGTTCGAAAATGGACGACGTCATATTCGAGGAGTTCAAGGGTACCGGCAACATGGAACTCGTGTTGGATCGTTCCTTGGCGGACAAGCGTATTTTCCCGGCAATCAATGTCGTTGCTTCGGGAACTCGCAAAGAAGAACTCCTGCTCGATAAACAGTGGGCACCGTTCATCTGGGGCGTTCGCCGTATCTTCCATAACGTCGACCCCGAGCTTGCCATGCAACAACTCATTCGAGGATTCAATCAATCGGAGACCAACGAAGAGCTCCTCATCAAGATGGCCAAGAAGGCCGAGCAAAGTGGAGGCAGCTTGAGGGCGAGCCGCTGA
- a CDS encoding transaldolase family protein, whose product MKFFLDTADLAEIEEATSWGVVAGVTTNPTLYSRIGGKLGDFQKHIGRICALTDGPVSAEAVGSTRDQIIAEGRELSRIAPNVVVKVPTTIEGLAATKALAGENIKVNMTLCFSVPQAILAARSGAAYISPFVGRFDDIGEDGLTQLGDIIAAVGNYDFGHEVEIIAASIRSANHVTQSALMGADIATVPFKVLKGLASHPLTDRGLASFAKDWEKVVNA is encoded by the coding sequence GTGAAGTTTTTCCTAGACACTGCTGATTTGGCAGAAATTGAGGAAGCGACGAGTTGGGGAGTCGTTGCCGGCGTCACCACCAATCCGACACTGTATTCACGTATCGGTGGCAAACTCGGTGATTTTCAAAAGCACATCGGGCGTATTTGTGCGCTGACCGACGGGCCGGTTTCGGCAGAAGCCGTCGGTTCGACCCGAGATCAGATTATCGCCGAAGGCCGTGAGCTTTCGCGTATCGCTCCCAACGTCGTCGTCAAAGTTCCGACGACAATCGAGGGTCTTGCCGCAACAAAAGCGCTTGCCGGTGAGAACATAAAGGTGAACATGACACTGTGCTTCAGTGTTCCGCAAGCAATCTTGGCAGCTCGTTCCGGAGCTGCTTACATTTCTCCGTTTGTCGGACGATTCGATGACATCGGTGAAGACGGACTGACGCAACTCGGAGATATCATCGCCGCAGTCGGTAACTATGATTTCGGACATGAGGTTGAAATCATCGCCGCTTCGATTCGCTCGGCCAACCACGTGACCCAGTCGGCGTTGATGGGCGCAGATATCGCAACGGTGCCCTTCAAGGTGCTCAAGGGTCTGGCCAGTCATCCTTTGACCGACCGTGGGCTCGCTTCATTTGCCAAGGACTGGGAGAAGGTAGTCAACGCATGA
- the thrB gene encoding homoserine kinase yields MCVGFSIPATSANLGPGFDSFGIALKLYNKFEAELAADWLVEVEGEGEGYLSTGGDNQVAVAMATVLEIAGHPELRAHIWCQNRVPTGNGLGSSSTAIVGGALLARALLIQEGFQAPSDGEIFQITTKLEGHSDNVASALFGGFTVCYSREGVPCYARFEPQRGLAAVVVPANGELSTAESRDLLPRDVTHKDAAFNVAHAGLLAAAIVSGQPDLLGDALRDRLHQPYRAQVIGDIEEIQAIVRKAGCDGVALSGSGPTIIGLLAADTDDEAYERAVRVAAAAADEVRELGTRRPPLPLEFSRVGSIRL; encoded by the coding sequence ATGTGCGTCGGTTTCAGCATTCCCGCCACCTCGGCAAACCTTGGACCCGGCTTCGACAGCTTCGGCATCGCGCTCAAACTTTACAATAAGTTCGAGGCCGAACTCGCCGCGGATTGGCTTGTCGAAGTCGAAGGTGAAGGTGAAGGTTACCTTTCGACTGGAGGGGACAACCAAGTTGCCGTGGCCATGGCGACGGTGCTTGAAATCGCCGGACATCCCGAGCTGCGCGCCCATATTTGGTGTCAAAATCGCGTTCCCACCGGAAACGGGCTCGGTTCTTCGAGCACGGCAATCGTGGGCGGGGCGCTCCTCGCGCGCGCGCTGCTCATCCAAGAAGGATTCCAGGCCCCGTCCGACGGAGAAATATTCCAAATCACGACGAAGCTGGAGGGTCACAGCGACAACGTCGCCTCGGCGCTTTTCGGTGGTTTTACCGTGTGCTATTCTCGCGAAGGTGTGCCTTGCTATGCGCGCTTCGAGCCGCAACGTGGCTTGGCGGCGGTCGTAGTCCCGGCAAACGGAGAACTTTCCACGGCGGAATCACGAGACTTGCTTCCTCGCGATGTGACTCATAAGGATGCAGCGTTCAACGTCGCCCACGCCGGCCTTTTGGCCGCAGCCATCGTGAGCGGTCAACCTGATTTACTCGGTGATGCTTTGCGGGATCGTTTGCACCAGCCGTATCGTGCGCAAGTCATCGGAGATATCGAGGAAATTCAAGCGATAGTGCGGAAGGCCGGATGCGACGGGGTTGCGCTGTCCGGTTCCGGCCCGACGATTATCGGACTGCTCGCCGCCGACACCGACGATGAGGCCTACGAGCGGGCTGTTCGGGTGGCCGCCGCGGCCGCAGACGAGGTGCGAGAGCTCGGAACACGCAGACCTCCGTTGCCTCTCGAGTTTTCACGTGTCGGGAGCATTCGCTTGTAG
- a CDS encoding homoserine dehydrogenase, protein MRTIKVGLIGLGTVGGGVVEIFKNHREDFKRRAGVDIALAAAADRNTARFEQLGLDPAICTTDAFAVATDPNLDIVIELIGGTGVAHDIVIAALEAGNVVVTANKALMASAGQEVLGLAEAKGLDIRFEASVGGGIPIIEPLKHSLISNEISSVMGIVNGTTNYMLTRMTENGLDYDTALKEAQEKGFAEADPTADVDGFDAAAKIAILASIAFNSRVTIDQVYTEGIRSLAPSDIDYAKEIGYTVKLLAIARRTDEGIDIRVHPTMIPSGHPLASVNGVFNAIYVVGDFVGETMFFGEGAGAGAAASAVMGDVIEAARAIDAGNSVIGCTCVDNLRIRPIDELQDRYYVRMVVHDKPGVLAATAATFAKHGVSVESLIQRAPGEADLAELVYVTHKAGEASIRAAFEEIRALDSVIEIAALIRVEDI, encoded by the coding sequence ATGCGTACAATCAAAGTCGGACTCATAGGTCTGGGCACCGTCGGAGGTGGCGTCGTCGAAATCTTCAAGAATCATCGTGAAGACTTCAAGCGACGTGCCGGAGTCGATATCGCGCTGGCCGCCGCCGCCGATAGAAACACCGCTCGCTTCGAGCAACTCGGACTCGATCCTGCAATCTGCACGACGGACGCGTTCGCCGTTGCCACCGACCCGAATCTCGATATCGTCATCGAGCTCATCGGCGGAACCGGTGTGGCTCACGACATCGTCATCGCCGCGCTTGAGGCGGGCAATGTCGTCGTGACGGCCAACAAAGCGCTCATGGCGTCGGCGGGGCAAGAAGTTTTGGGGCTTGCCGAGGCCAAGGGTCTCGACATCCGTTTCGAGGCGAGCGTCGGCGGTGGCATTCCCATCATCGAGCCGTTGAAGCACTCCCTTATCTCAAATGAGATTTCAAGCGTCATGGGTATCGTCAACGGTACGACGAACTACATGCTCACCCGCATGACCGAAAACGGTCTCGATTACGACACCGCATTGAAGGAAGCGCAGGAGAAAGGTTTTGCCGAGGCGGACCCAACCGCTGACGTCGACGGGTTTGACGCGGCGGCGAAAATCGCCATCCTCGCCTCCATCGCCTTCAATTCTCGCGTGACCATCGACCAGGTTTACACTGAGGGCATTCGTTCATTGGCGCCCAGCGACATCGACTACGCCAAAGAAATCGGCTACACCGTCAAATTGCTCGCCATCGCGCGTCGTACCGATGAAGGCATCGACATACGCGTCCATCCCACGATGATTCCCTCGGGACATCCGTTGGCTTCGGTCAACGGCGTATTCAATGCCATTTACGTTGTCGGTGATTTTGTCGGAGAGACGATGTTTTTCGGCGAGGGAGCGGGAGCCGGAGCTGCCGCAAGCGCGGTCATGGGAGATGTCATCGAGGCGGCCCGTGCAATCGACGCCGGAAACAGCGTCATAGGCTGCACGTGCGTCGACAACCTCCGCATTCGTCCGATCGACGAACTCCAAGATCGCTATTATGTTCGCATGGTCGTCCACGACAAGCCGGGCGTATTGGCTGCGACCGCAGCGACATTCGCAAAGCACGGCGTTTCCGTCGAGTCGCTGATTCAACGTGCTCCGGGCGAGGCTGACTTGGCCGAACTCGTGTATGTGACGCATAAAGCGGGCGAGGCTTCGATTCGTGCGGCATTCGAAGAAATCCGTGCGCTCGATTCCGTCATTGAAATCGCCGCACTCATCCGCGTAGAAGATATTTAA
- the lysA gene encoding diaminopimelate decarboxylase — MGHSSALDVRREADYKTGRDLAAILPYSTEFIDGNLHIGGVDMVKLAREAGTALYVMDENHIRRQLRDYVKWTHFHWDAVDVVYAGKAFMSLAMVDIVNQEGCCLDVSSGGELAYAIRAGLPMERVYAHGNNKTEVELREAISAGVGQIVIDSFEEIERISRIATELGKVQGALVRVTPGVEADTHDFIKTGAEDSKFGFGLNQGLAMHAIKKAIAAPGIDFKGVHIHIGSQIFALRSFRAAIDVIVKFIASIKEETGVEVRVLDTGGGLGVAYGVPDEPSTIQDYGKVVIDGIKEECERYGLTVPRMAVEPGRSIVANAGVTLYTVGTIKKIPGIRTYIAVDGGMTDNIRTSLYDAHYEALIANKADQPRTMVGTVAGKHCESGDIVVTDGPIQETEVGDILCVAATGAYCQSMSNNYNKQVRPGVIFVDNGTWRWVVRRETYDDLMRCEVE, encoded by the coding sequence GTGGGACATTCTTCAGCTCTTGATGTTCGTCGCGAGGCGGACTATAAAACCGGTCGTGACTTGGCCGCCATTTTGCCGTATTCGACCGAGTTCATCGACGGGAACCTCCATATCGGAGGAGTCGATATGGTAAAGCTCGCCCGTGAGGCGGGAACCGCCCTCTACGTCATGGACGAAAACCATATACGTCGACAACTGCGAGACTATGTCAAATGGACGCATTTTCATTGGGATGCCGTCGATGTCGTGTATGCCGGAAAAGCGTTCATGTCGCTTGCCATGGTCGACATCGTCAATCAAGAGGGATGTTGCCTCGACGTATCGAGTGGTGGCGAGTTGGCCTATGCCATTCGAGCCGGCCTACCGATGGAGCGCGTCTATGCTCACGGCAACAATAAGACGGAAGTCGAACTGCGTGAGGCGATTTCAGCCGGAGTCGGTCAAATCGTGATCGACAGCTTCGAGGAGATAGAGCGTATTTCTCGCATCGCGACCGAACTGGGAAAGGTGCAAGGCGCCTTGGTTCGTGTGACGCCCGGTGTCGAAGCCGATACGCACGATTTCATTAAAACCGGTGCAGAAGACTCCAAGTTCGGTTTCGGCCTCAACCAAGGGCTTGCGATGCACGCCATCAAGAAAGCCATTGCGGCACCCGGGATAGATTTCAAAGGTGTGCACATCCACATCGGAAGCCAAATTTTCGCCCTGCGGAGTTTTCGTGCGGCAATCGATGTCATCGTCAAGTTCATTGCCTCCATCAAAGAGGAAACGGGCGTCGAGGTCCGCGTGCTTGATACCGGTGGCGGACTCGGAGTCGCCTACGGTGTGCCCGACGAGCCTTCCACCATTCAAGACTACGGCAAAGTGGTCATCGACGGCATCAAGGAAGAGTGCGAGCGCTACGGACTCACGGTTCCGCGCATGGCCGTCGAGCCGGGACGCTCGATTGTGGCCAACGCAGGAGTGACACTGTATACGGTCGGTACGATCAAAAAGATTCCGGGTATTCGAACATATATCGCCGTCGACGGGGGAATGACCGATAACATCCGTACGTCACTTTACGATGCGCATTATGAAGCACTCATAGCCAATAAGGCCGATCAACCGCGTACAATGGTCGGTACGGTCGCCGGGAAGCATTGTGAAAGCGGAGACATCGTCGTCACCGACGGTCCGATTCAAGAGACTGAGGTGGGGGATATCCTCTGCGTGGCTGCTACCGGGGCATATTGTCAGTCGATGTCGAACAATTACAACAAGCAAGTGCGCCCGGGAGTCATTTTTGTCGATAACGGTACGTGGCGGTGGGTCGTCAGGCGAGAAACCTATGACGATCTCATGCGTTGCGAAGTGGAATAG